Proteins encoded by one window of Scatophagus argus isolate fScaArg1 chromosome 4, fScaArg1.pri, whole genome shotgun sequence:
- the atp6v0a2b gene encoding V-type proton ATPase 116 kDa subunit a has translation MSSLLRGEEMCLAQLFLQSGSAYDCINELGELGLVEFRDLNPSVNAFQRKYVNEIKKCEEMERILGYLLREVKKADIPLPEGDVNPVAPLPKHVMSIMEQLQRLEVELGEVTRNKEKLQRNLLELTEYTHMLRITRNFVQRTAERELPQAHYEEFPFLEKDTLMDYSSMQRLGAKLGFISGLIQRAKIEAFERMLWRVCKGYTILSYAEVEEYLENPDTGEPTKSVVFLISYWGDQIGQKVKKICDCYHCHLYPYPSNNEERNDVVEGLRTRIQDLHTVLHRTEDYLRQVLIKASESVYTWVIQVKKMKAIYYILNLCSFDVTNKCLIAEVWCPVDDIPTLRRALEEGSRKSGATVPSFVNRIPTSDTPPTLIRTNKFTSGFQNIVDAYGVGSYREVNPAPFTIITFPFLFAVMFGDLGHGVIMALFAFWMVLYENNRKLKNTRNEIWNTFFEGRYIILMMGLFSIYTGLIYNDCFSKSLNIFGSGWSVSGMFNAKVWNLSDVRRNSLLTLDPNVTGVFRGPYPLGIDPIWNLATNRLTFLNSYKMKMSVILGIIHMSFGVILSAFNHLHFRKKHNLYLVFLPELLFLLCLFGYLVFMILYKWLVFSAKDSRHAPSILIHFINMFLMQGDAVQPLYPGQTGLQVFLVVIAVLSVPLLLLGKPVYLYWRHNGSHRLGMYRGYERVRRNSDEELCLMRAHDMEEDSSHSDLSSSGERQTEEFDFAEELLHQAIHTIEFCLGCISNTASYLRLWALSLAHAQLSEVLWSMVMRVGLRMDTRLGVLFLVPVFGLFAVLTVSILLIMEGLSAFLHALRLHWVEFQNKFYSGNGVKFSPFSFSLLPSKFEHDGVL, from the exons ATGAGCTCCCTACTCCGCGGTGAGGAGATGTGTCTGGCCCAACTATTTCTACAGTCTGGATCAGCATACGACTGCATCAATGAACTTGGAGAACTGGGGCTTGTGGAGTTCAGAGAC CTCAATCCCAGTGTTAACGCATTCCAGCGAAAATATGTCAATGAGATCAAAAAATgtgaagagatggagaggatCCTCG gGTACCTTCTACGGGAGGTCAAGAAAGCAGATATTCCTCTTCCAGAAGGCGATGTGAACCCGGTGGCTCCTTTACCCAAGCACGTTATGTCTATTATG gaGCAGCTCCAGAGGCTAGAAGTGGAGTTAGGTGAAGTCACCAGAAATAAAGAGAAGCTGCAGAGGAATCTACTGGAGCTGacagagtacacacacatgctgcgcATCACCCGCAACTTTGTACAAAGAACTGCCGAG cGAGAGCTCCCACAAGCACATTATGAGGAGTTCCCCTTCCTAGAAAAAGACACACTGATGGACTACAGCAGCATGCAGAGACTTGGAGCCAAGCTGGG TTTCATTTCTGGCCTTATTCAGAGGGCGAAGATCGAGGCCTTTGAGCGAATGCTTTGGAGGGTTTGTAAAGGCTACACCATCCTCAGCTATGCAGAGGTTGAGGAGTATCTGGAAAATCCTGACACA GGTGAGCCTACCAAAAGTGTGGTGTTCTTGATATCCTACTGGGGGGACCAAATCGGCCAGAAAGTGAAGAAGATCTGTGACTG CTACCACTGTCACTTGTATCCCTATCCCAGTAACAACGAGGAGAGGAATGATGTTGTGGAAGGACTGAGAACTCGCATTCAGGACCTGCACACA GTTCTTCACAGGACCGAGGACTACCTGAGGCAGGTCCTGATTAAGGCGTCAGAATCCGTCTACACCTGGGTCATCCAGGTCAAGAAGATGAAGGCCATCTACTACATTCTGAACCTGTGCAGTTTTGATGTTACTAACAAGTGCCTGATCGCGGAGGTTTGGTGTCCTGTCGATGACATTCCCACCCTGCGGAGAGCTCTGGAAGAGGGATCG CGAAAAAGCGGAGCAACAGTTCCTTCCTTTGTCAATCGTATCCCCACCAGCGACACTCCCCCGACTCTGATAAGGACCAACAAATTTACCTCTGGCTTCCAGAATATTGTGGATGCCTATGGAGTGGGCAGTTATAGGGAGGTTAACCCAG CTCCTTTCACAATCATCACTTTTCCATTCCtgtttgctgtgatgtttgGGGACCTGGGCCATGGAGTTATCATGGCTCTGTTCGCCTTCTGGATGGTGCTGTACGAGAACAACCGcaaacttaaaaacacaaggaaTGAG atctgGAACACATTCTTTGAGGGACGGTATATCATCCTGATGATGGGCCTGTTCTCCATCTACACTGGCCTGATATACAATGACTGTTTCTCAAAGTCCCTCAACATCTTTGGCTCTGGATGGAGTGTGAGTGGCATGTTCAATGCAAAAGTGTGGAA TCTCAGTGATGTTCGTAGGAACAGTCTTCTTACTCTGGATCCAAATGTTACAGGAGTCTTCAGAGGACCGTACCCTCTGGGAATTGACCCG ATTTGGAACTTGGCAACCAACCGTCTTACATTTCTGAATTCGTATAAGATGAAGATGTCAGTGATATTGGGCATCATACACATGAGCTTTGGAGTGATCCTCAGCGCTTTCAATCACTT GCACTTTAGGAAGAAGCACAACCTGTACTTGGTATTTCTGCCTGAGCTCCTGTTCCTGCTGTGTCTCTTTGGCTACCTGGTGTTCATGATATTATACAAGTGGCTAGTCTTCTCTGCTAAGGACTCCAGACACGCCCCTAGCATCCTCATCCACTTCATAAACATGTTCCTCATGCAGGGTGATGCAGTGCAGCCCCTCTACCCAGGACAG ACTGGTCTGCAGGTGTTTCTGGTTGTCATTGCTGTTCTCTCAGTGCCTCTCTTACTCCTGGGGAAACCCGTTTACCTTTATTGGCGTCACAATGGAAGCCACCGCCTGGGAATGTATAGA GGATATGAGCGTGTGCGGCGTAACAGCGATGAGGAACTCTGCCTAATGAGGGCTCATGACATGGAGGAGGACAGCAGTCACAGTGATCTCTCCAGTAGCGGAGAGCGCCAGACGGAGGAG TTTGACTTTGCAGAAGAACTCCTGCATCAGGCCATCCACACTATAGAGTTTTGCCTTGGTTGCATCTCCAACACAGCCTCCTACCTAAGGCTCTGGGCTCTGAGCCTGGCACATGCCC AGTTATCAGAGGTGCTGTGGTCGATGGTGATGCGAGTAGGCCTGCGAATGGACACCAGGCTCggggttttatttttagtgcCTGTGTTTGGCCTGTTTGCCGTTCTCACTGTGTCCATCCTCCTGATAATGGAGGGCCTATCTGCGTTCCTACATGCCCTCCGTCTACACTG GGTGGAGTTTCAGAATAAATTCTACAGTGGGAATGGAGTCAagttttctcccttttccttttctctacTGCCCTCCAAATTTGAACATGATGGTGTACTGTGA
- the tctn2 gene encoding tectonic-2: MANVADILFSSSISRQVTCVLLIISLAHAQNIVDFQPSYLIATGPTVAALLVGNTSDVSLSLRTVSPSNTTGRIGSPSCVAEETQWVLTREQVGKTAIRVQLRLDKSLRLCAENETDTDCCPNPLCVLETLQVAACVGSTPQASLLIQAKIHALLVPANAGSDNKTAIPNQVYQPLGSCPCDLTSRACDIRCCCDKDCSMEDLKLFVSHCLPGPFGGQVSPAPDYQCSVQSSENSPDWFPFLCVSSPPENNPYLGLFYQGDTIAYKPGPSFQMPVLSAPEPANDYVQGSPIFTLNDQYFTIPQKVLGQCVNNAPVAFLKNFKVKCVTLLHSCPTGYPLQTLLTDLRIKVKNGQGGDAIVDVTDEVATDLSQFISRPGSVASSDEMLACENVTLALDYKFYWRENGITSIVLTRTVGTITLNDSVVLTTRYSAVFLNGEFMGEPKSGNPGYQVGRPVIAGIVDTLDNYTGSIQRTSINLWKPVSDGLCSAAELKPVVFGENSTSGCLLPVSRQNLTQCDLLRETVTSLQGALIKATYVAKSGNPDPLTMTDWVNISSVTLNSSTPMEDTASSCYGVPSHQHVYVWSLVTGFVDGIPQRDIHAVKVSYSPSRWALDCGGGDVSPCVDPMETQLFPITSSVTFIDIPVNTGPPKTRFQINFTEYDCNRNDVCWPELAFPITRYYTGEPYSQSLAKGLILVFFFIAASVLGTPWRQIRQAWNGAAL, translated from the exons ATGGCTAACGTAGCTGATATATTATTTTCCTCGTCGATTTCACGCCAGGTCACATGTGTTTTACTGATCATTTCCTTGGCTCACGCTCAAAATATTGTCG ATTTCCAGCCGTCATATCTGATCGCAACTGGACCAACGGTCGCTGCACTTCTGGTCGGAAACACATCGGACGTCTCTCTGAGTCTGAGGACAGTGTCTCCATCCAACACAACAG GACGTATTGGTTCTCCATCGTGTGTAGCTGAGGAAACACAATGGGTTCTTACAAGGGAGCAGGTCGGAAAG ACTGCAATTCGAGTTCAGCTGAGACTGGATAAAAGTCTGCGTTTGTGTGCCGAGaatgagacagacacagactgcTGTCCAAACCCATTGTGTGTGTTGGAGACCCTTCAAGTGGCTGCATGTGTGGGCAGCACACCTCAGGCATCGCTGCTGATCCAGGCCAAGATACATGCCCTGTTGGTTCCTGCTAATGCTGGATCTG ATAATAAAACAGCCATTCCAAACCAGGTGTACCAACCACTGGGCTCTTGTCCCTGTGACCTCACGTCTAGAGCATGTGATATacgctgctgctgtgacaag GACTGTTCCATGGAAGATTTGAAGCTGTTTgtgtctcactgtctcccaGGGCCCTTTGGTGGACAGGTGTCTCCTGCTCCAGACTATCAGTGCTCTGTGCAGTCTTCTGAAAACTCCCCAGATTGGTTTCCATTTTTATGTGTCAGTTCTCCTCCTGAGAACAACCCTTACCTTGGTCTCTTTTACCAAGGAGACACAAT TGCATATAAGCCTGGTCCATCCTTCCAAATGCCTGTTTTGTCAGCTCCAGAACCAGCTAATGATTATGTTCAAGGAAGTCCCATTTTCACATTGAATGACCAGTACTTCACTATTCCTCAG AAGGTGCTTGGACAATGTGTAAACAATGCTCCTGTAGCATTTCTGAAAAATTTCAAAGTCAAGTGTGTAACTCTGCTACACTCCTGTCCAACTGGATATCCCTTACAGACGCTACTAACAGATTTGAGAATTAAAGTGAAGAATGGGCAAGGGG GTGATGCTATAGTGGATGTAACTGATGAAGTGGCTACTGACTTGAGTCAGTTTATTTCAAGACCAGGTTCTGTTGCCTCTTCAG ATGAGATGCTGGCGTGTGAGAATGTGACCTTAGCACTGGATTACAAGTTCTACTGGAGAGAAAATGGCATCACAAGCATCGTACTGACACGCACTGTGGGAACCATCACTTTAAATGATAGTG TGGTGTTAACCACAAGatattctgctgtgtttctaAATGGAGAATTCATGGGTGAGCCAAAATCAGGAAACCCAG GTTATCAAGTTGGAAGACCTGTTATTGCTGGAATTGTGGACACTTTGGACAATTATACAGGCTCAATACAGAGGACATCCATCAATCTTTGGAAACCAG TGAGTGATGGGCTGTGTTCCGCTGCTGAGTTGAAACCAGTTGTGTTTGGGGAGAATTCAACATCAGGATGTCTGCTACCTGTCAGCCGACAGAATCTGACTCAGTGTGATCTCTTGAG AGAGACTGTTACTTCTCTCCAGGGAGCTTTGATTAAAGCCACATATGTGGCAAAGAGCGGAAATCCAGATCCTCTAACTATGACCGACTGGGTGAACATAAGCT CTGTGACACTGAACTCAAGCACACCTATGGAAGACACTGCAAGTTCATGCTATGGGGTTCCATCCCACCAGCATGTCTATGTTTGGAGTCTCGTCACTGGCTTTGTAGATGGCATACCTCAAAGAGATATCCATGCTGTCAAAGTTAG CTACAGCCCGTCCCGCTGGGCACTGGATTGTGGAGGAGGTGATGTCTCTCCATGTGTGGACCCAATGGAGACTCAGTTGTTCCCCATCACTTCTTCGGTCACCTTTATCGACATTCCAGTCAACACAGGACCACCAAAAACCAG GTTTCAGATCAACTTCACAGAGTATGACTGTAACAGGAATGATGTATGTTGGCCTGAGCTCGCCTTTCCCATCACCAGATATTACACAG GTGAACCATATTCTCAATCACTGGCTAAGGGCCTCATCttggttttcttctttattGCTGCCTCAGTTCTTGGGACTCCATGGAGACAAATTCGACAGGCTTGGAATGGTGCTGCTCTCTGA